GGAGGGGTCCTGGTGAGCAGTTCTTCTGTGATGGTGTGCTGCAGAAACTCATCATCCTGAGCTAAGCTCAGGAAGAGAACATAAAGACAAAGATTATCTGAATTCAACACTAAGGGTTTCTTCTTTGTTGTACTTTttacagctcctgctgaagaCCTTGGTGAAAGTCTTGACAGCAGCAACTGCCtttcaatgcctttttttttagctcCTGCTGAAGACCTTGGTGAAAATCTTGACAGCAGCAACTGCCTTTCAATGCCTTACCTCCCTAGTAACATTACCACTGAGCTGGCTGATCCTATATGGACACAAGTCATGAAGGTTCTGAAACTGAACTCTTTGTTGTTGTTCCTCTTCTCTGCAGGTTCCTGAGTCCCCTGAACATGCTCATTGGTGGCACAGTGGTGGTGCTGGTTTTCCTGGGCTTTGTGTGGATGTCACACAACAAGGATATACTCCGCAAGATGAAGAAGCAGTACCCAACCACGTTTGTTGTGGCCATCATGCTGTCTAGCTACTTCTTGATCTCCTACCTGGGGGATGTCATGGTGTTCATGTTTGGGATCACACTTCCTCTCCTCTGTAAGTATTTGTTCTCTTCTCTGGGAGGGTAGAGCTCTGTGACTTGAGCTTTCTCAAACAAGTCTGCAGAGTCTAAGTCGGCTGTTAACTTTGCTATCTGTGTTTAAATGGTCCCAAAACAGAACTGGGGGAGGGGACACAAAGGAGCACAAGCCATCTTTAATGTTATTATTAAATGGGTACCTGTGGTTACTTGAGTAGTCATTGATACCGTCATCATCTTCCAGTGATGTCACAGTGCTGGGATGTGGCTTAAGTGCTGCAAGAACTGTGCATTCCTTGGGCATTAACAATTAATGAGTGTGTTTCTGTCATGCAGTGATGTTTGTCCATGCTTCCCTGAGGCTCAGGAACATACAGAACAAGCTGCAGAACAAGATGGAGGGGATAGGCTTGAAGAAGACCCCGATGGGCTTCATACTGGATGCTCTAGAACAGCAAGAGGATAGTATCAACAAACTGGCTGACTACATATCTAAAGTGAAGGAGTAAGCATCTGCAACAGGCATTTCTGCCTGTTGCAGGAGTGTAGTTGCTATTTACTATTGTTCAAGCTTGCTTTCAGTTTATGTACAAAACAGGAAATGCATGTGGTACAGGTTAATAGTTGCAGGATACAGGTATTCCAAGGTCTTCAGGGCTTCTCTAAGAACATAAGAACAGCAACTTTTTTTCTATTGTATAGCAAAATGTTCTGGTGTTTACACAAATACATACTAACTTAACCATGTTTGCTTGTCTCTTCTTCTGGGGGTAGAGGAGGAAGAGTGGAAACATATGGAATACAGTCTCTCAAACTGTCTTGTAGCAAATTGGTCTATTAAAGTAACATCCCTTTCATCTCAGTTCTAAAATATTGCAGTTTGGCCAGGTAATGCTGGGTAGCACTTTTCAGCCTGGTGATGCTCAGATGAGCTGGAATGTATCACAAGCAGGTATCTCTTGCATCCTCCAAATCCCTCCCTTGAGTGCTCTGTATTACAGAGACCATGTTACCAGCTTAACTGGCATGTGGTAAAACTGTGCAGTGCTTGTGCCCAAGTCTGGGCTCCTGTCCTCACCTCACAGCCCTCCTTTAGCAGCCCTGAAACAGTCTAAGTAGCTGTAAGCATGAAGAGTATACATGGCACTGCCTGCCAGTCCCAGTAACATTTACCTTCAGGCTCTCCAAAATCCTCATCCATAGAACTGTCCCCTCTGTCGGAGAGCCAAACTTCCTTGTGTACCAGCTAAACTCTGGCCAAGCatgggagaaaaagagagagttTGGATGAGCTTGATTTCTACCCCATTGATGTTTTTAAATACTGCTACTTTAGGACTTACCTGCTTTAGTCTGCACAGGCTGTTTGTAGATGGAGGTGTGTGTTCTTGAGAGTGGgtcatctttttctttcttctcaccCAGAATGCAAAGATACAGGTCAAACATGCATCTGTTGACTCTGTACTTCCAACACTCCTCAAAGGAATAAACTGGATTTCAGGTTTACAAGTAAAAGCAATAAATGTCAAGATACAATTTTTGAAAACCCATTCGAAATTCATGAAGATAATTGCCTGTTAAAACTCCTGA
This DNA window, taken from Ficedula albicollis isolate OC2 chromosome 12, FicAlb1.5, whole genome shotgun sequence, encodes the following:
- the ARL6IP5 gene encoding PRA1 family protein 3 isoform X2, whose amino-acid sequence is MEVQVAPLRAWDDFFPGSDRFALPDLKDISKWNNRVVSNLLYYQTNYLMVAAALVSIVGFLSPLNMLIGGTVVVLVFLGFVWMSHNKDILRKMKKQYPTTFVVAIMLSSYFLISYLGDVMVFMFGITLPLLLMFVHASLRLRNIQNKLQNKMEGIGLKKTPMGFILDALEQQEDSINKLADYISKVKE